The genome window TAAAGAAACCATTAGAATTGCTAAAATTATTGAAATTATTAAAACTGTTATTATTCCTGTATAAGGGCTCATTTCTATGAATGGGAAATAGGGGATTGGAACCCACCTCCAAAATTAGTTTTAAATTTTATTAAAAATATTTAGAGATTTTCAAATATTTATAGTATTTTTTTACCCTTACCAACTATCTGGTTGAAAGCGATCTGGAAGTAATTTGTTTTATCTCTTATTTCTTTTGGGACCTTTTCACAGTAATATTTCCATGATTCCATAATTTCTTTTTTGAATTCCTCTTTTAAATTTCCGTCTTTTAAAGCCTTTTCCCATCTATCCCTATAGTAGTTTATAATATCCCTTGCAAGTATTTTTGCAAGTCTAATAGCTCTTTCATGAAGTTTTCTTTCTTCAGGAGGAACATCAGGTGGAATTTCAAGGGTGAAAGTTTCTTTTTTTTCAAATTCTTTGGCTTCTTCCTTTTTCAGAATTTCTTCGGGTATTTTAAAAATAAATACAGTTTGACATTTTGGACATCGAATTTTAGAGTTTGGTTTAATTTTTTCAGTACTTACTTTATATTTAGTTTCACATCCTGGACATTTTATAATAAATACTGGCATTTTTTGATTATAAT of candidate division WOR-3 bacterium contains these proteins:
- a CDS encoding zinc-ribbon domain-containing protein: YNQKMPVFIIKCPGCETKYKVSTEKIKPNSKIRCPKCQTVFIFKIPEEILKKEEAKEFEKKETFTLEIPPDVPPEERKLHERAIRLAKILARDIINYYRDRWEKALKDGNLKEEFKKEIMESWKYYCEKVPKEIRDKTNYFQIAFNQIVGKGKKIL